One Cydia pomonella isolate Wapato2018A chromosome 15, ilCydPomo1, whole genome shotgun sequence DNA window includes the following coding sequences:
- the LOC133525694 gene encoding uncharacterized protein LOC133525694 isoform X2, whose amino-acid sequence MLKLAVLSVMIGVAMAATAMGPAPKKPAHLAHKQGCYVDEVKDVIPYGSMATPIGQCIRIECGGDMLYYATCGVVSTSDPKCHKTKGDLTKPYPHCCPTIKCDSENQV is encoded by the exons ATGTTGAAGTTAGCTGTTTTGTCCGTAATGATTGGAGTAGCCATGGCAGCTACGGCCATGGGACCAGCACCAAAGAAGCCAGCACACTTGG CTCACAAACAAGGCTGCTACGTGGACGAGGTAAAAGACGTCATCCCGTACGGGTCCATGGCTACCCCCATCGGCCAATGCATCCGGATAGAGTGTGGAGGCGACATGCTGTACTATGCTAC ATGCGGTGTGGTTAGCACTTCTGATCCGAAATGCCACAAGACAAAAGGGGATCTCACTAAGCCCTATCCCCATTGCTGCCCTACTATCAAATGCGACTCCGAAAACCAAGTATAA
- the LOC133525694 gene encoding uncharacterized protein LOC133525694 isoform X1: MSKLVFVCLMIGMASAATFRGKSPKKPAHLAHKQGCYVDEVKDVIPYGSMATPIGQCIRIECGGDMLYYATCGVVSTSDPKCHKTKGDLTKPYPHCCPTIKCDSENQV, encoded by the exons ATGTCGAAGTTAGTATTCGTGTGTTTAATGATTGGAATGGCTAGTGCTGCTACGTTTAGAGGGAAATCACCGAAAAAACCAGCTCATTTAG CTCACAAACAAGGCTGCTACGTGGACGAGGTAAAAGACGTCATCCCGTACGGGTCCATGGCTACCCCCATCGGCCAATGCATCCGGATAGAGTGTGGAGGCGACATGCTGTACTATGCTAC ATGCGGTGTGGTTAGCACTTCTGATCCGAAATGCCACAAGACAAAAGGGGATCTCACTAAGCCCTATCCCCATTGCTGCCCTACTATCAAATGCGACTCCGAAAACCAAGTATAA